From the genome of Lotus japonicus ecotype B-129 chromosome 6, LjGifu_v1.2, one region includes:
- the LOC130723719 gene encoding omega-3 fatty acid desaturase, endoplasmic reticulum-like, whose protein sequence is MVKGPESLPNGVNGVGNGHHHQDYFDPSAPPPFKIGEIRAAIPKHCWVKNPWRSLSYVLRDVLVVTALGAAALHFNNWLFWPLYWAAQGTMFWALFVLGHDCGHGSFSDSLMLNSVVGHILHSFILVPYHGWRISHRTHHQNHGHVEKDESWVPMTEKIYKNLDSATKTLRFSFPFPIFAYPFYLWNRSPGKEGSHFNPFSKLFTPSDRRDVFTSTLCWSIMFCALLCLSFIMGPSFMFMLYGIPYLIFVVWLDFVTYLHHHGYKQKLPWYRGKEWDYLRGGLTTVDRDYGWVNNIHHDIGTHVIHHLFPQIPHYHLVEATQAAKPVLGKYYREPEKSGPFPLHLIKYFQRSISQDHFVSETGDIVFYQTDPLLLKNSCLNNNKTH, encoded by the exons ATGGTGAAAGGACCAGAATCTCTCCCAAATGGTGTTAATGGTGTAGGGAATGGGCACCACCACCAAGATTATTTTGATCCAAGTGCTCCTCCACCGTTCAAGATTGGAGAAATCAGAGCAGCCATTCCCAAACATTGCTGGGTGAAGAATCCATGGAGGTCTCTGAGTTATGTTCTCAGGGATGTCTTGGTTGTAACAGCATTGGGGGCTGCAGCACTTCACTTCAATAACTGGCTCTTCTGGCCACTCTACTGGGCTGCTCAGGGCACAATGTTCTGGGCACTTTTTGTTCTTGGACATGATTG TGGCCATGGAAGCTTTTCAGACAGTCTCATGCTCAATAGTGTGGTGGGCCACAtcctgcactcctttattcttgTACCATACCATGGATG GAGAATTAGCCACAGAACTCACCATCAAAACCATGGACATGTTGAGAAAGATGAATCATGGGTTCCT ATGACAGAGAAGATTTACAAAAATCTAGACAGTGCGACAAAAACCCTGAGATTCTCCTTTCCTTTTCCAATCTTTGCATACCCATTTTATTTG TGGAACAGAAGCCCTGGAAAAGAAGGGTCTCATTTCAACCCATTCAGCAAACTGTTCACCCCAAGTGACAGAAGAGACGTGTTCACTTCAACTCTTTGTTGGTCCATCATGTTCTGTGCACTTCTCTGTCTATCCTTCATAATGGGTCCATCTTTTATGTTCATGCTATATGGAATTCCCTATTTG ATCTTCGTGGTCTGGTTGGACTTCGTGACATACTTGCATCACCATGGTTACAAGCAGAAGCTACCTTGGTACCGTGGCAAG GAATGGGATTATCTTAGGGGTGGTCTTACAACCGTTGATCGTGACTATGGTTGGGTTAACAACATTCACCATGACATTGGCACACATGTTATTCATCATCTTTTCCCTCAAATTCCTCACTATCATTTGGTAGAAGCG ACACAAGCAGCAAAGCCAGTGCTTGGAAAGTATTACCGAGAGCCAGAGAAATCTGGGCCATTCCCACTCCATCTAATCAAGTACTTCCAGCGCAGCATAAGTCAGGACCATTTCGTGAGTGAAACTGGAGACATTGTCTTTTACCAAACAGATCCTCTGCTCCTAAAAAATTCGTgtctcaacaacaacaagactCACTAG